The segment CTTTCAATTCTTTCAACTAAAGTTAATGAACATTAATGACTGTTGAAAGTTATTGAATGCATTAACTGCATTAACTTACATCGTAATCTTGACGTTTTTGCCTCTCTTCTAAATCATACTTTTCAGTTTCAAGTCTGACAATAGTTTCCCAAAGCTCTTGAGCCTTGGAACGAAGTTTATCGACACTAAGACTGTCAATATCCAAAGGCTTAATACGGAAGgaaagtgaaattttcttttcttcttctaattGCTCCTTGGTCTTATTACGTTCCATGGCAGCGCTCGATAGTCCCaactaaaaatgtttgtttagttATCCACAAAGAAATGATTTAGTAAGCAAAACTTACTCCTCCTTCCTTTTTCTGGATGGTAAAGTTTGGACCTTTCTTGTCTTTGTCTCTTTGAGCTTGAAGCATAGCTTGGCGTTTCTTCTCAGCTTCTTCGAGACGTTGACGCTTCTCTTCGATCTCCCGTTGCTTTTTCTCCTCAACTTCACGGACACgacgttcttcttcttcctttttaCGTTGAGCCATACGTTTTTCCTCTTCAGCACGGGAAACCTTACGTTTAGCTTGTTTGTCCTTCAGCTTTTTGAGTTCATCTTCCTCCTTGGCACGTTGCTTTCTCCATTCGAGGATATATTCTTTAAGTTGTTCATCCAAATCGGAACGTTTTTGGTCTTGACGCTTAATGAACTCGGGATCATCTCCtctataatattaaattgaaaaaaaaagttgtataaataaatggtaaaatttcgaaaattaattatcacatGTATGAGTAATGATATAAAAAACCGTAAATTaggcattttttatgtttgaataGTAAAAAACATGCTAAATTTGAAACGGTTTAACGaacatgtaaaaattaatccaaaaaattattaggtatttattGTAGGTACTGTGTACTAATGTTATTGCGaactacaacaaaaaaaaaattcacataattttaaacgactttttgtatttgattgtaatgtgaaatatttttgtttgttgcacTTTTGTATCCAATTCACATTTACATATAAAGCCATGCAACTTACGAGTTTATCTCCTTttcaaattattgtttatattTGCCCaacatttatatattaaacattatttttttatttaaattattatagcATAAtggtaattttaatgaatcccGTTAAGTcgattaaagttaaaaatatcggCCATATTGTATCGAAAGTATTGcaataatgatgatttttttacaacaaattttttcaagaattttatttttttttttaaattcttttttttttgtatttttccgcATATATTGCAGTAATTGAatctttttataatatttttttattattataatattttcttaaacaattttacaaatatttattttgaatttgtgCGTCCAACGAAATTCTTAAAACACCTTTTTATCGACTTAGCGGGTTGAAGCGATTACTTTTTGTATACAAATttctatataataattaaatatatatataatttgaTTATGTTTTGCTAAGTAAAACAAGCAATCCTCAAATTGATATAACGCATAAATTATGATGTATGTTTAAAACATAATACGCGAGTTACATAGTGTTATAAAGTGAGATAAATATATACATatgtaacatttatttattaggtaTTTATATCTATGTAAAAAACTTACTCTGTTTTTGCAGCTGGTCTATAATTGATATATAATTGGAGAAATTATTGGCAAATCCACATATGATTTATATAcatgaatatatattttttatgtagtgGAGTTGTTTGGTTGTTTTTgggtaaaacaaaataaataaaaagatcaaaaaggtaaatataaacgttctaacaaaaaaaaaatatatatatatatataaaataaaataaaaataaagtttaagtaGGTTTGTGGTTTTTCATTAACATCGGGATATGTTTATAAATAAGctgattcataattttaaaataattttgaaatttttttgtgtgcaatcatgatgaaaagtttattattagctttgttttaataaaattttttgcttttttaaaaaaaaaacttttttatgtagTTTATGCgttaaatatgaaaagaaCAAGTAAAAGAAATCCCaatatacttattttttttatagatataATTGTTAACCAGCTCTatagtttttttgttatcattaatatatttttttaataaaatcgttttaagatgttaaattaaaattcataatttgaaagattttttgtaggtaatataaataaatgttgcaTAGTAACAAATAGtaggtattttattaaaaaaatatatataattgcataaaaactaataaaattttt is part of the Culicoides brevitarsis isolate CSIRO-B50_1 chromosome 3, AGI_CSIRO_Cbre_v1, whole genome shotgun sequence genome and harbors:
- the LOC134836180 gene encoding troponin T, skeletal muscle isoform X4: MSDEEEYSSEEEEVVEETHETPAAKTEGDDPEFIKRQDQKRSDLDEQLKEYILEWRKQRAKEEDELKKLKDKQAKRKVSRAEEEKRMAQRKKEEEERRVREVEEKKQREIEEKRQRLEEAEKKRQAMLQAQRDKDKKGPNFTIQKKEGGLGLSSAAMERNKTKEQLEEEKKISLSFRIKPLDIDSLSVDKLRSKAQELWETIVRLETEKYDLEERQKRQDYDLKELKERQKQQLRHKALKKGLDPEALTGKYPPKIQVASKYERRVDTRSYDDKKKLFEGGYSTLASDLMNKKWQERQEMFMSRTKTKLPKWFGERPGKKAGDPETPEGEEDVKVEEDEIEEEEVEEEVEEEAEEEEEEEEEEEEEEEEEEE
- the LOC134836180 gene encoding troponin T, skeletal muscle isoform X1, with translation MSDEEEYSSEEEEVVEETHETPAAKTEGDDPEFIKRQDQKRSDLDEQLKEYILEWRKQRAKEEDELKKLKDKQAKRKVSRAEEEKRMAQRKKEEEERRVREVEEKKQREIEEKRQRLEEAEKKRQAMLQAQRDKDKKGPNFTIQKKEGGLGLSSAAMERNKTKEQLEEEKKISLSFRIKPLDIDSLSVDKLRSKAQELWETIVRLETEKYDLEERQKRQDYDLKELKERQKQQLRHKALKKGLDPEALTGKYPPKIQVASKYERRVDTRSYDDKKKLFEGGFETLSKEYLEKIWSEQNEHFGGRQKSKLPKWFGERPGKKAGDPETPEGEEDVKVEEDEIEEEEVEEEVEEEAEEEVLSIHFKNKKQIYLFQLIDLKEEEEEEEEEEEEEEEE
- the LOC134836180 gene encoding troponin T, skeletal muscle isoform X6, with the protein product MSDEEEYSGDDPEFIKRQDQKRSDLDEQLKEYILEWRKQRAKEEDELKKLKDKQAKRKVSRAEEEKRMAQRKKEEEERRVREVEEKKQREIEEKRQRLEEAEKKRQAMLQAQRDKDKKGPNFTIQKKEGGLGLSSAAMERNKTKEQLEEEKKISLSFRIKPLDIDSLSVDKLRSKAQELWETIVRLETEKYDLEERQKRQDYDLKELKERQKQQLRHKALKKGLDPEALTGKYPPKIQVASKYERRVDTRSYDDKKKLFEGGFETLSKEYLEKIWSEQNEHFGGRQKSKLPKWFGERPGKKAGDPETPEGEEDVKVEEDEIEEEEVEEEVEEEAEEEEEEEEEEEEEEEEEEE
- the LOC134836180 gene encoding troponin T, skeletal muscle isoform X3; the protein is MSDEEEYSSEEEEVVEETHETPAAKTEGDDPEFIKRQDQKRSDLDEQLKEYILEWRKQRAKEEDELKKLKDKQAKRKVSRAEEEKRMAQRKKEEEERRVREVEEKKQREIEEKRQRLEEAEKKRQAMLQAQRDKDKKGPNFTIQKKEGGLGLSSAAMERNKTKEQLEEEKKISLSFRIKPLDIDSLSVDKLRSKAQELWETIVRLETEKYDLEERQKRQDYDLKELKERQKQQLRHKALKKGLDPEALTGKYPPKIQVASKYERRVDTRSYDDKKKLFEGGFETLSKEYLEKIWSEQNEHFGGRQKSKLPKWFGERPGKKAGDPETPEGEEDVKVEEDEIEEEEVEEEVEEEAEEEEEEEEEEEEEEEEEEE
- the LOC134836180 gene encoding troponin T, skeletal muscle isoform X2, whose protein sequence is MSDEEEYSGDDPEFIKRQDQKRSDLDEQLKEYILEWRKQRAKEEDELKKLKDKQAKRKVSRAEEEKRMAQRKKEEEERRVREVEEKKQREIEEKRQRLEEAEKKRQAMLQAQRDKDKKGPNFTIQKKEGGLGLSSAAMERNKTKEQLEEEKKISLSFRIKPLDIDSLSVDKLRSKAQELWETIVRLETEKYDLEERQKRQDYDLKELKERQKQQLRHKALKKGLDPEALTGKYPPKIQVASKYERRVDTRSYDDKKKLFEGGFETLSKEYLEKIWSEQNEHFGGRQKSKLPKWFGERPGKKAGDPETPEGEEDVKVEEDEIEEEEVEEEVEEEAEEEVLSIHFKNKKQIYLFQLIDLKEEEEEEEEEEEEEEEE
- the LOC134836180 gene encoding troponin T, skeletal muscle isoform X5; this translates as MSDEEEYSGDDPEFIKRQDQKRSDLDEQLKEYILEWRKQRAKEEDELKKLKDKQAKRKVSRAEEEKRMAQRKKEEEERRVREVEEKKQREIEEKRQRLEEAEKKRQAMLQAQRDKDKKGPNFTIQKKEGGLGLSSAAMERNKTKEQLEEEKKISLSFRIKPLDIDSLSVDKLRSKAQELWETIVRLETEKYDLEERQKRQDYDLKELKERQKQQLRHKALKKGLDPEALTGKYPPKIQVASKYERRVDTRSYDDKKKLFEGGYSTLASDLMNKKWQERQEMFMSRTKTKLPKWFGERPGKKAGDPETPEGEEDVKVEEDEIEEEEVEEEVEEEAEEEEEEEEEEEEEEEEEEE